Part of the Leptotrichia massiliensis genome, CCCTGCATAAGTCTTAAATTTTCTTCCATTATATAAAATTTCTTCTCCTGGCGCTTCATCAGTTCCCGCAAGCATTCCTCCAAGCATAACACAGTCTGCTCCAGCCGCAATGGCTTTTACAACATCTCCAGATAATTTTATTCCACCATCGGCAATAAGTCCGATTCCTTTGTCTTTACAAACTTCCGCAATATTCATTACAGCCGAAATTTGTGGAACTCCAACTCCTGACACAACTCTAGTTGTACAGATTGACCCTGGTCCAACTCCTACTTTCACTGCATTTATTCCTGCTTCTATCAAATCAAGCGCTGCTTCTGGAGTTACAATATTTCCTCCGATAATGTCTAAATCAGGAAAAGCCGCTCTAATTTCTTTTATTTTGTTAATAACTCCTATTGAATGTCCATGTGCTGAATCAACAGCAATAATATCAACCCCAGCTTCTACTAAAGCTGCAACTCTTCTCACTGTATCAGTTCCAACTCCAACTCCTGCCCCAACTCTAAGTCTACCTTGCTCATCTTTTGCCGCATTAGGATAATTTATAACATTGTCAATATCTTTAATTGTAATTAATCCTTTTAATTTTGTACCTTCAACGATTGGCAATTTTTCAATTCTATTTTCTAAAAGAATTGATTTAGCACCTTCAAGAGTCGTCCCAACAGGTGCAGTTACCAAGTTATCTTTAGTCATAATATCTACAACTTTTAATGATAAATCTTCTCTATATTTCAAGTCACGGTTGGTAATAATTCCTTTTAAATTACCGTCATTATCAACTACAGGAAGTCCCGAAACTTTATAATTTTTCATCAAGTCATTTGCATCTTTTAAAATAGCATCTTCCTTCAATGTAATTGGATTTGTAATCATACCGCTTTCATATCTTTTTACCTTCGACACTTCTTCAGCCTGTCTTTCAATCGTCATATTTTTATGAATGAAGCCTATTCCACCTTCTCTTGCAAGTGCAATTGCAAGTTTTGATTCTGTAACAGTATCCATTGCTGCACTTAATATTGGAATATTTAACACCAATTTTTTAGTTAAATTAGTTTTTAAAGAGACTTCATGTGGTACTACACTTGATGCTTGTGGGATTAATAACACATCATCAAAAGTTAATCCTTCAGAAATTACAATTTTATCTTTTTGACTCATTTTAAATATCCTCCTCGTTTTATTTTTAATTTCCAAATTTGCAAATTTAGTAAATCAAGAGAAAATTTTATGAAACTAGACTCTTCTGTATTACTTTTCTTGCCTTATTTTAAATTATATCATTTTATCACAAAACAAGATATAATTTCAATACTTTTTTTAAAAGATTTTTTTACAATTTTTCCAAACTTAAACTAAGTTTAATCATAATGTAATCTTTTATTTCCTACATATTGGGAGTTTCTGGTAATACCTGCCCACCATCTACAATTATTGTTTGACCTGTAATAAAACCAGCTTCTCGACTGGCCAAGAAAACTGCTGTGTATCCAATATCTTCAGGTTTTCCCAAAGTATATACTGGTATTATATCCTTCATTTTTTTCATATATTCCTCTCCAGCCTCTATCAATCCATCTGTTAATATATTTCCTGGCTGAATAGCATTAACTGTAATTCCATATTTTGCATACTCCAATGCTGCACTTCGCATAAATCCCAACTGTGCGGCTTTACTAGCACCATAATGTGCCCATCCATAAAATCCTGTAATAGGCCCTGTAATCGAAGAAGTCAGTATTACTCGCCCATAGCTTTGTTTTTTCATATATTTTAGTACTGCTTGTGCTACAAAAAAAGTTCCCTTTACATTTATATCTTGAACTTTATCCCAATCTTTTTCTGTCATATTTTCAATGCTTACTTGTGGAAAAATTCCCGCATTTGAACATAGGATGCTTAATTTGCCATATTTTTCGTAAATGCTTTGGACAACATACTGAACTTGTTCTTTATCTGTAACATCAAGATAATAAAATTCGTCATCCAGTTCACTTGCTGTTTCCTTACCTTTTTCTTTATCGATATCTCCTATAATGATTTTTGCTCTAGCTTGTTTCAATGCTTTTGCAATACCTTTTCCTATACCTTTTGCTCCGCCCGTGACAAGAGCAACTTCTCCAGCCAAATCAAACATTTCAATCAACATCCTTCCTTGTTATATTTTTATTTTATATGTTTCATTTTTAAATTTAATCTGCTTTTAAAGGGCTAAATTTTATAGTTTTATCGCCTGCTTTTCCACTTTTTATTTTATTATTTGCCTTCACAAGCTCTTCTGCCAATCTTAGTGCATTTAATTTTGAAATATATTCCTTATATTTTTCCTTATTCTTATTTTTTATCTCTTCTGTAAAATCAGCAAGCATACTGTAAATTTGAAATCTCAAATCATTATCATGTTGAGCCATAAAAATGTATGCTTCTTTAGAATATTCAAATGCTTCATCATACTTTTTCATTTGAATATAATTTAAAAATACAAGATACTGAGCATCCGCCTTATATCTGTATTTTGCTGATTCTGTAACATAAGAATAATCCAGTTTCTTCATTTTATCATATTTATCTATCGCCAATTTTGCATATTTTATTGAATTTGAATAATTTTCATTTTGAAAATCTATTGCAGCTATCGAATAATATCCTTCTGGAAACTCTGGAAACAATGTTATCATTTTCTTAGCAAGCTCCACTTGCTCCTTTTCCATCCCTGCCTGTCCATATTTTGCTACAAGATTAGTATAAGCCATCGGATTTTTAGGATTTGCCTTAATCGCATCCTTATAATATTCCATCGCAACTTTTATATTATCCGCCTCTTGCGCTAAATAATAATATGGCAAATAATTCTTTTTGTCTTCTTCTATCGCCTGCAAAAATAGTTTCTTTCTTTTGTCATAATCACTTTCTTCTTCGATTGCCTTAAATGTTGTTTCAATAGATTTTTTATTGATTCCGAGCTCAGTCAATTCCTTCATAGTTAAATCTATAACCTCTTTTTTCTCTTTTTTTTCCAAATCTATCTCTTCAAATCTTTTTCTATCATTTTCACTAATTTCCTTGATCGTATCTTTTATAGTCATTTCACCAATGTTTTTGCCATCTTTATTTTCACTTTTTAAAGTGCTACTCCTCTGAACGCTCACTTTTGCGGAAAATCCATAGATGTTACATAAAATAAAACTCACCAATAAAATTTTTTTCATTCTCAATCACTCCTTCTATTAACTTAGTTCCAAAATTTTCTCCTGTGCAATTTTACCCATATAAAGTTTATTCCCTTTTTCAGCCACTTCTTTATATAACTCTTTTGCTTTTTCAAAATTTCCAATTTCTTCATATGTTTTAGCTAAATTGAACTTTATTATTGGCAACGTTAATCTAATTATTTTTATTTTATTTAAATACTTTAACGCTTTTTCTTTCTCGTTTAGCAGCCAATAACAAACTGATAAATTAATTCTGTTAAAATCTTTCATAATATTAATTTTAAAAATTTTGTACATTTTTTCTACTATTAAAATATATTTTTTAGGATCTAATTTAACAAATAAATAATGATTTCCTATCAAAAGTAGTATTAAATACGGAAATAAATATATCATTATTATTACTGACAATATCCATAATAAAAAATATACAAAATAAGACACTCTCAAAAATATATCCATGCTTAATTTATAAACTAATATAAAAATTATTTCATACAGATAAGTTTTTAATGCCGCCTTTCGCATTTTTTTACTCTCCTTCAGCGTTCAATCTTACAATCTCCACAATTACATCAGTTGCTAGAATCATACTCTCAAGTGCTACAAATTCGTATTTCCCATGAAAATTTTCCCCACCTGCGAAAATATTTGGCGTAGGAAGTCCCATGAATGAGATTTTTGAGCCGTCTGTTCCTCCACGGATTGGCTTGATTATTGGTTTTATTTCAAGGTTTTCCATTGCTTTTTTTGCTATTTCTACGATTTCCATGTGATTCTTTATGATTTCGCCCATGTTGTAATATTGATCCTTTATTTCAACTGTTGCTAATTCTTTTTTGTATTTTTCATTAATTTTTTTTGCAACATTTTCAGCAAATTTCTTTTTTTCTTCAAACTTCTGTCTGTCGTGATCCCTTAAAATATATGATAATTCAGCGTCTTCACAATTTGCACGGATTTTTTCAAGAAAATAAAATCCTTCATATCCTTCTGTCTTTTCAGGCACTTCATCTGCTGGGAAACTATTTATAATTTCTCCTGCTATTAAACTTGCATTTATCATTTTTCCTTTGGCTGTTCCTGGATGAACGCTTTTACCTTTTATTTTAAATACAGCTCCAGCTGCATTAAAACTTTCGTATTCAAGTTCTCCCACTGGTCCACCATCTATTGTATAAGCAAAATCCGCTCCAAATTCATCCACATTAAAGTTATCTGCTCCACGCCCAATTTCCTCATCAGGCCCAAACGCTATTTTTACTGTTCCGTGTTTGATTTCTGGATGGTTAATCAGATATTTCATAGCCTCAATAATTTCCACAACTCCAGCCTTATCATCAGCTCCCAGAAGTGTTGTTCCATCAGTAGTAATTACAGTTTTCCCAACATAATCCTTTAAATTAGGAAATTCGTCCACAGAAAGTACAATATTTTGCTCCCTATTCAAAACAATATCTTTCCCATCATAGTTTTCCACAATCTGTGGATTTACATTAACTGCATTAAAATCAGCAGTATCCATATGTGCAATAAATCCAATAGTTTTCACATCTTTATCAACATTACTTTTCAAAGTTGCATTAACAAAGCAATTTTCATTCACATATACATCTTCCATTCCTATTTCTTCCAACTCTTTTACAAGCATTTTGGCAAACTCAATCTGTGTTGGTGTGGATGGGATGCTCTCATTTTTCTCATCGGACCTAGTCTCAATTTTAACATATTTCAAAAATCTCTCTTTAAGCGTTTCATATTTGTTTAAATCCATTTACTTTCCCTACTTTCTTTATATTTTTTTACTTATAATTTATTTTACAATTTTTTACATCTTTTTTCAATGTTCTAGTTAAAGAATTTACGAATATATCTAATTTTTTTAATATTTATACTTATAATATTAAACAACCAGCTAAATTATCACTAACTTTTGATATTATTTTGCTAATTTCATTAACTTTATAATAAATAAAAAACTCAAGTAATTATAAGTTAATACAATTTCTTGAGTCATATTTTTATTCTTTGTAATAATATTATTCGTTGCTGCTAGTCATAATTACACCATTTGAAATCAATAGCTGTTTATCATTTTCGCTTGCTGGTTCCCATCCTTTTTCAATTAGAGTTTTTGCATACATTCGATTATATTTTAATGCAATAAAAACACGGTATCCGATTATTGCAAGTCCAAAAGTAAAACTACCGATAATTCCGGCTAAAAATCCAGTTATCAAAAACATAATCGCCTCCTCCTTATCACCTCTAAATAAAGGCACAAACCATCCAAAAAAAAATGTCGTCCATGAGAATCCTAATTTTACTTCTTTTCTCAAACCATTATTTTCTACAATCGCTATTACCATAAAAACAGCCTCCATTTTTTAGATTATTTTATTAATTATATCTTATTTTTATTAAAATTGCAATTTTTCATTAACTTCATTTATAGTTTTATTATAGTAGACCACTTACCATTTGAAAAATAGAAATATAATTATTTAATAATCTTGTAAAAAACAACTTTAGTTTCATAACTTTTTTTGTTTTGACTTTCACTATTTAAAAAGAAATATATTATAAAATGCGATAAAATAGTAAAAAGCTATAAATTAATCTATTGTTTTTTATTCCCGAAAACTTAGTCAGCACATCATCCTGCATTGTCCCCGCCCACTTCGCTAATTGCCTCAATAGTAATTTCATTTCCAATTTGCTTTTTAAATTCGTTTGTATAATTCCTTTACTTCTCTAAAATTAAAATTTTTATTGCATTCACTAAAATTATATTATATAATTAATGCATAATTTATTAAAGGAGGAATTTGTTATGAATGATATTACTAATCCGCAATCAGATAGAATTAACCCTGATTTTGTACAACAATACATTATGGCGAATGCTAAATTTTTTCCAGAAGATTCAATAAATGAACTTAAAGCAAGATTATCTAAACTTTCACAAAATCAGTTCAACGCAATTCAAGGAATTCAATTAAAAGATCCTATGATAATGCTACTTTTATCACTTTTTCTTGGTTCTTGGGGTATTGATAGATTTCTTCTAAAAGAAATTGGATTAGGTATAATAAAATTATTAACTGCTGGTGGATGTGGTATTTGGACTATCGTTGACTGGTTTTTAGTTATGAATAGAACTAGAGAATTTAACTACAAATTAGTTTTTGACTCTTTACCTATCGGTTAATTTAACATGTAAATTTTTTAAGATTTAAAATATTTACATAATAAACTAATTTAATACAATTGGAAATCAATATGAAAAAATACTTTAACTTATTATTTAATTATCATAAAAACAATCTTATTTTGTACATATCACTTGTATTTATAATTTCTATAAGATATTATTTTAAAATACCGTCACCATTTGGATTTGTTTTAAAACCATTACATATCCATTATTGGAGTGAAGGCTTAACAACAGCATTTATACAATTGATAAAGGGCAATTTTTATCATGCTTATAAAATAAACCCTTTGATATTTATTGTTGTGATAGTTATTTTTTTTCATATCTTTTTAGAGCCTATAATTTTTAAAAATTCAAAAACTAAAAAACAGTAAAAAGATTTAAATAAAATCAATTTACTGTTTTTTTATTCCCGAAAACTTAGTCAGCACATCGTCCTGTATAGTCCCAGCCCACTTTGCCACTTGCCTCAATGTTATTTTTTCAGTAATTCCATTTTCAACATTTTTCTGACTCCCAATAATTACAACTTCATCATTTACTTCTACATTTTCTATGTCCGTTAAATCAATAAAAATCATATCCATACAAATTTCTCCAACAATTTTTGCCTTTTTACCATTTATTAAAACATATGCTCCTTCTGAATTTTCAATTTGCTTTTGAAATCCGTGTGCATAGCCTATTGATACAATGCCTATTTTAGAGTCTCTGTTTACAATGCCTTTACTTCCATAGGAAATTTTATCGTTTTTTTTCACATTTCTTATGTTTATAATTTGCGACTTTACTGTTATAACGTCTAATAATCCCACATCATAAGATAAAGGCTCCATTCCATAAAGTGCCATTCCAATACGTGCGAAATCATAATTGTATTTTTCTCCGTATTTAAAAAGCAACGGACTTGCCTGCAAATGTTTGTACTGGTATTTTACATTATTTTTGTCAAATATCTTTAAAATATTTTCATATTTTTCAACTTGCTTTTCAGTTTCAATTTGATTTTCCGCATCTGAAATATGAGAAAAAATAGAGATTATTTCCAGTTTGTTATTTTTAGAATTTATTTTATATTTTTTTATTTTTTCAATTAATTCCAAAATCTCATTTTCATTAAATCCAAGCCTGTTCATTCCACTGTTTACTTTTATATGTATTTTCAAAACTGTATTTTTGAAAAATTTATCCAAAATTTTTAAGTAATCAGATAATTGTGAAAAATTAAAAATTGTAAGTTCAACATTATTTTCTATCACATATTTCAAATTTTTAGGCTCAATGTAATTAAGAACCATTATCTTTATTCTTTTATTTTTCAAAAAGTTTATTTTTTTTTCTTTTTCAAATTTTTTTAGAATTTCAAGAATTTTTATCGCTTCCTCAATATATGCCACCGCAAAGTAATTACAGTTATTTTCTAGCAATATCGGAAAAATATTTTCAATTTCCAGCCCATAGGCATTGTCTTTAATTACACAAATGATATTTTTATTTATAGAGCGTATTTTTTCCAAGTTCCTTTTTAGATTTTCCCTATTTATTTCCAAATTTACTAACATTTTTTATTTTTTCTCTCCTTAACAAATTCCTAAACTGTTATTATTAATGGAGCCATTATTCCTAAAAGGATAACTAATCTCAAAAGCAGGATTTTACGATAAATTTTTTGATACTGTATTTCGGGTATTCCTTTTTCTTTTAGGAAAAATCCGATTGCTGTGATTTTATTAGAAGTGTCGCTTCTGCTGTAACGGTTTACATATGGTTCAAATAATATTTTTTCTTCATTCACTGTCAAATGTATTCTTGGTGTTCCCACATATTTATCCATGTATCCTGTCGTATTTTTACTATCCAATTTTTTTCCATTTAATGAAACCACCCCATTTTCAACTTTTAACTTGTCAATTCTCAAAAAAATAAATAAAATCCAGACAACAATGGCAGCAACTGGCAAAAAAGCTGAAATTGTCCTTGCAACCGAAATTTTTTCCAGCAAAGTAAATGCTATTCCATAAACAATAGACAATATCGCCATTAATATCAGAATTTTATCCACTCCCTTATGAATTAATCCATTAAGTTCAATTTTTTCATTAGTAATTTCCATAATAAACAGCTCCCTTCCAGCCTTTTTTTTATTTAACAAACAATACTAAAAACTGAAATCAAAATTTATAATTTACCTAAATCTATTTTTTAGTCTGAAAAACAATTAATATTTACTTTTCTTCCAGAAGTCCTGATGCAATAAGCTTTCTAAATGCTCTTGCCCGATGGCTCACACTTTTTCTTTCTTCGTCATCTGCTTCTCCAAATGATTTTCCTAGTTCATACGAATAAAAAATTGGATTGTAACCAAATCCATTGTTACCTCTTGCTTCAAACAAAATCTCTCCTTCTATTTCTCCACGGAATGAATGAATTTCCCCATTTGGAAAGGCAATACTTACAACAGATACAAAATGTGCTTTTCTATTTTCTTTCTTCACATCCTTCAGAAGTTCCAGCATTTTTTGGTTCTTTTCGCTGTCAGTCGCATTTTCTCCCCCAAATCTCGCCGAATAAACTCCCGGTGCTCCATCCAAAGCATCTACACAAAGTCCTGAATCATCAGAAACTGTTATAATATTAGTATATTCTGCAATTTCCTTTGCTTTTTTCTGAGAGTTTTCCTCAAAAGTTTCTCCATCCTCCACAACATCAGGAATCTCTAATCCATCTAAAATTGTTACAACTTCCAAATCCATTCCCTCAGTCAATTTTTCAAAGTCTTTTATTTTCCCTTTGTTTTTCGTTGCTAATAATACTTTCATCTCATCACTTTCCTTTTTGTATAAAATAACTTCTCCTAAATTTATTCCTAATTATTTAATCCTGTGCTTTTTTATAAAAATAAATCACAATAAACAGGGGAGTATTAAATTATCCCCTGCTTACAATTTATATTCTTCATAGTTATCTTTTATAATTTTATTTACAATGTTGTGAACTTCTTTTTTTTCTTCTCTTGACATAGTTTTCAAGTCTACTGGCTTATCAACAATAATTTTTATATCCTTGTTTGACGTTACCTTTAAACTTTTACGACTTTGCACTTCATAAGTTCCAACAATTGTAATTGGCAAAATTCTGGCATTTGTATCTGTTGCAAGTTTGAAACTTCCTTTTTTAAACTCACCTATTGTACCATCTTCGCTTCTGCTTCCTTCAGGAAAAATCACATAAGAATGCCCTTTTTTTATTTTACTTATAGCATCTTTCATATCCTTCATTCCTTGCCGTGCATTTTTTCTATCTAAAAATATACAATCAAAGGAACGCATCCAACGTCCGATTGCAGGCCATTTTTTCATTTCCTTCTTTGCTATAAATGAAAAGTCAAGTGGTAAATATCCAAGCAATACTGGAATATCAACATTACTTTGATGATTTGAAATTAATATAACTGCTTCGTTTGTGTCTCGTATTCTTTTTATTTCTTCCTCACTGCCATTTTTGTAAATAACATTTACTTTGCTTCCAGCTCCCCAGATTAGATTTTTACCCCAGTTTTTGGCTACTTTGCACACGTATCTATATCTTTTTTCGCCTTTGTTGAATATTAAATACCATATATGAACAAAACTTCCATAAATAAAAGTTCCGACTAATACAAGATGGTAAAATATTGTTCTCATGTTCTTTTCCTCCCTTACTGCTTATTAGTAATTTTCCTTGTGCTCTTTTAATTTTTTAAAGATTTTATCAAGAGAAAAACCTTGCCTTGCCAAATATTGTATAAGTTTCTGCTCTTCCTTCAGTTTCTTTTCATCCCGACTGTTGCTTGAATTGATTTTTCTACTATTTTTATCAATTAATTTTTTCAGTTTTACATCATCAATATTTTCTTCTTTTTCCTCATCCAAAGTCAAATACGCTTTTTCAACTGTACTTCTGTCAATTCCCTTTTGAAAAAGATTGTAAGAAATACGATTTTTTCCATAAGTTTTGCTTTCAATGTATGAAATCGCATAGTTTAGGTCATTCAGATACCCAAATTCCTCCAGCTTTTCTATTGCCTTTAAAACTGCGTTCTTATTCCAAAATTTTTCTTCCAGCTTTAACCGTACTTCCTTTTTTGTCCTGTCTTTTAATGAAATCAGAAAAATACCTTTTTCAAGAGAGGCTTCATACGAAATCTCATCATAAAACCTCTCAATACTGTCATTTACCTTCAAATCATATTTTTGCCTAATAAGAGGACTTATATCCATAATTTCCTCAGTATCAAGATATATTTTATTACGATAAATTTTATTAATCTTCATTATTTTCCGCTTCTTCACTTTCAGCATTTTCAACTTCAACAGTTTCTACAATTTTTAATTGTTCTGTTTCCTGTTTTGGTCGAATAGCATCAAGCACTTGCTTTTCAAGTCTTCCATATACTTCTTTGTTTTCCTTCAGCATATTTTCAACATTTACACGACCCTGTCCTAAACGTTCATCGCCATAACTGAACCATGCTCCACTTTTTGAAGCAATTCCAAGATTAATCGCTGCATCAAGTACTTCCCCAATTTTAGAAATTCCAGTTCCATACATAACATTAAATTTAGCTTCTTTAAATGGTGGTGCAACCTTATTTTTTGTAACTTTTACTACAACTTCACTTCCAATAACGTCATCTCCCTGTTTAACAGAACCTACTCTTTTTACTTCCATTCTTACAGTTGAAAAGAATTTTAATGCACGTCCTCCCGAAGTCGTTGTCTGTACTCCTGGAACAAATGAGAATCCACCAATTTTTTCTCTTATTTGGTTAATAAAAATCATAACTGTATCAGATTTTGAAATATTTCCTGTCAATTTTCTAAGTGCTTTTGACATAAGTCTTGCTTGAAGTCCCATTTGCTGATCTCCCATTTCTCCTTCAATCTCAGCTTTTGGAACAAGTGCTGCAACCGAATCCACAACAATTACATCCATTGCCCCACTTCTTACAAGCATATCTGATATTTCAAGTGCCTGTTCTCCAGTATCAGGTTGCGAAATTAACAATTCATCAATATTTACTCCGAGAGCCTTTGCATAAACTGGATCCAAAGCGTGTTCCGCATCAATAAATGCCACAGTTCCCCCAGCTTTTTGAGCTTCCGCAATAATATGAAGTGCAAGTGTTGTTTTCCCAGATGATTCTGCTCCATAAATTTCAACAATTCTTCCTCTTGGTACTCCACCAATCCCAAGTGCTATATCCAAATTCAAACTTCCTGTAGAAATAGCCCTAATATTCATTTTTTGATTTTCACCAAGTTTCATTATAGCACCTTCACCATAATCCTTTTCAATTTGTTTCAGTGCCAAATTAAGCATTTTCTCTCTTTCGCTTAATCCTTTATCTTCTTTTTCTTTTTCTTCAGCTTTTTTTCTAGCCATTATACCCTCTCCTTATTTGTTGTTATATTTCAAACATTATTATATCACAATTTGATTTCTTTTTATATATTTTATTTTATATCTTTCACAATTTATTGAAAAATACTTGAAGTTTTACGAATTTTTATAAAAAAAATCAGTATATTTTATTATATAAAATTAAAATAATGGTTAAATGATATTAATTTTATAAAAAAAGTATTGAAATAATACTAAAAAAGTGATACAGTTGAGGTGAAAAAAAATATTTTAGGAGGCAATATGAAAATTGATAAAGCTGAATTAAAGGGAAGTATTCTTAGGAAACTGAGAAGACAATATGGAAAAACCCTTGAGGAAGCCCATGAATTTGAATTATATTATGCAATTTCAAGGGCAGCTTTAGATTATGCGGTGGAAAAATGGTATAATACTAAAAAGACGTATGCTAAAAAACAGGTAAAACAAATATATTACTTCTCAGCAGAATTTCTAATGGGAAGATTTATGGGAAATAACCTGATTAATTTACAAATTAACGATATTATTAAGGAAACATTAAATGAATTAGGTATAGACATTA contains:
- the guaB gene encoding IMP dehydrogenase; translation: MSQKDKIVISEGLTFDDVLLIPQASSVVPHEVSLKTNLTKKLVLNIPILSAAMDTVTESKLAIALAREGGIGFIHKNMTIERQAEEVSKVKRYESGMITNPITLKEDAILKDANDLMKNYKVSGLPVVDNDGNLKGIITNRDLKYREDLSLKVVDIMTKDNLVTAPVGTTLEGAKSILLENRIEKLPIVEGTKLKGLITIKDIDNVINYPNAAKDEQGRLRVGAGVGVGTDTVRRVAALVEAGVDIIAVDSAHGHSIGVINKIKEIRAAFPDLDIIGGNIVTPEAALDLIEAGINAVKVGVGPGSICTTRVVSGVGVPQISAVMNIAEVCKDKGIGLIADGGIKLSGDVVKAIAAGADCVMLGGMLAGTDEAPGEEILYNGRKFKTYAGMGSLAAMKRGSSDRYFQLEAATEKLVPEGIESMVPYKGALKDTVYQICGGLRSGMGYCGTATIEDLKENGKFVKITGAGLKESHPHDVIITKEAPNYNNSNN
- the fabG gene encoding 3-oxoacyl-ACP reductase FabG; the protein is MLIEMFDLAGEVALVTGGAKGIGKGIAKALKQARAKIIIGDIDKEKGKETASELDDEFYYLDVTDKEQVQYVVQSIYEKYGKLSILCSNAGIFPQVSIENMTEKDWDKVQDINVKGTFFVAQAVLKYMKKQSYGRVILTSSITGPITGFYGWAHYGASKAAQLGFMRSAALEYAKYGITVNAIQPGNILTDGLIEAGEEYMKKMKDIIPVYTLGKPEDIGYTAVFLASREAGFITGQTIIVDGGQVLPETPNM
- a CDS encoding tetratricopeptide repeat protein; its protein translation is MKKILLVSFILCNIYGFSAKVSVQRSSTLKSENKDGKNIGEMTIKDTIKEISENDRKRFEEIDLEKKEKKEVIDLTMKELTELGINKKSIETTFKAIEEESDYDKRKKLFLQAIEEDKKNYLPYYYLAQEADNIKVAMEYYKDAIKANPKNPMAYTNLVAKYGQAGMEKEQVELAKKMITLFPEFPEGYYSIAAIDFQNENYSNSIKYAKLAIDKYDKMKKLDYSYVTESAKYRYKADAQYLVFLNYIQMKKYDEAFEYSKEAYIFMAQHDNDLRFQIYSMLADFTEEIKNKNKEKYKEYISKLNALRLAEELVKANNKIKSGKAGDKTIKFSPLKAD
- a CDS encoding tetratricopeptide repeat protein — its product is MRKAALKTYLYEIIFILVYKLSMDIFLRVSYFVYFLLWILSVIIMIYLFPYLILLLIGNHYLFVKLDPKKYILIVEKMYKIFKINIMKDFNRINLSVCYWLLNEKEKALKYLNKIKIIRLTLPIIKFNLAKTYEEIGNFEKAKELYKEVAEKGNKLYMGKIAQEKILELS
- the pepT gene encoding peptidase T, producing MDLNKYETLKERFLKYVKIETRSDEKNESIPSTPTQIEFAKMLVKELEEIGMEDVYVNENCFVNATLKSNVDKDVKTIGFIAHMDTADFNAVNVNPQIVENYDGKDIVLNREQNIVLSVDEFPNLKDYVGKTVITTDGTTLLGADDKAGVVEIIEAMKYLINHPEIKHGTVKIAFGPDEEIGRGADNFNVDEFGADFAYTIDGGPVGELEYESFNAAGAVFKIKGKSVHPGTAKGKMINASLIAGEIINSFPADEVPEKTEGYEGFYFLEKIRANCEDAELSYILRDHDRQKFEEKKKFAENVAKKINEKYKKELATVEIKDQYYNMGEIIKNHMEIVEIAKKAMENLEIKPIIKPIRGGTDGSKISFMGLPTPNIFAGGENFHGKYEFVALESMILATDVIVEIVRLNAEGE
- a CDS encoding TM2 domain-containing protein, which encodes MNDITNPQSDRINPDFVQQYIMANAKFFPEDSINELKARLSKLSQNQFNAIQGIQLKDPMIMLLLSLFLGSWGIDRFLLKEIGLGIIKLLTAGGCGIWTIVDWFLVMNRTREFNYKLVFDSLPIG
- a CDS encoding DUF2752 domain-containing protein codes for the protein MKKYFNLLFNYHKNNLILYISLVFIISIRYYFKIPSPFGFVLKPLHIHYWSEGLTTAFIQLIKGNFYHAYKINPLIFIVVIVIFFHIFLEPIIFKNSKTKKQ
- the alr gene encoding alanine racemase yields the protein MLVNLEINRENLKRNLEKIRSINKNIICVIKDNAYGLEIENIFPILLENNCNYFAVAYIEEAIKILEILKKFEKEKKINFLKNKRIKIMVLNYIEPKNLKYVIENNVELTIFNFSQLSDYLKILDKFFKNTVLKIHIKVNSGMNRLGFNENEILELIEKIKKYKINSKNNKLEIISIFSHISDAENQIETEKQVEKYENILKIFDKNNVKYQYKHLQASPLLFKYGEKYNYDFARIGMALYGMEPLSYDVGLLDVITVKSQIINIRNVKKNDKISYGSKGIVNRDSKIGIVSIGYAHGFQKQIENSEGAYVLINGKKAKIVGEICMDMIFIDLTDIENVEVNDEVVIIGSQKNVENGITEKITLRQVAKWAGTIQDDVLTKFSGIKKQ
- a CDS encoding XTP/dITP diphosphatase, giving the protein MKVLLATKNKGKIKDFEKLTEGMDLEVVTILDGLEIPDVVEDGETFEENSQKKAKEIAEYTNIITVSDDSGLCVDALDGAPGVYSARFGGENATDSEKNQKMLELLKDVKKENRKAHFVSVVSIAFPNGEIHSFRGEIEGEILFEARGNNGFGYNPIFYSYELGKSFGEADDEERKSVSHRARAFRKLIASGLLEEK
- a CDS encoding lysophospholipid acyltransferase family protein; protein product: MRTIFYHLVLVGTFIYGSFVHIWYLIFNKGEKRYRYVCKVAKNWGKNLIWGAGSKVNVIYKNGSEEEIKRIRDTNEAVILISNHQSNVDIPVLLGYLPLDFSFIAKKEMKKWPAIGRWMRSFDCIFLDRKNARQGMKDMKDAISKIKKGHSYVIFPEGSRSEDGTIGEFKKGSFKLATDTNARILPITIVGTYEVQSRKSLKVTSNKDIKIIVDKPVDLKTMSREEKKEVHNIVNKIIKDNYEEYKL
- a CDS encoding regulatory protein RecX, with translation MKINKIYRNKIYLDTEEIMDISPLIRQKYDLKVNDSIERFYDEISYEASLEKGIFLISLKDRTKKEVRLKLEEKFWNKNAVLKAIEKLEEFGYLNDLNYAISYIESKTYGKNRISYNLFQKGIDRSTVEKAYLTLDEEKEENIDDVKLKKLIDKNSRKINSSNSRDEKKLKEEQKLIQYLARQGFSLDKIFKKLKEHKENY